The Mesomycoplasma ovipneumoniae genome includes a region encoding these proteins:
- a CDS encoding type Z 30S ribosomal protein S14 codes for MAKMSWKVKANRAPKFKVRAYTRCQLCGRSHSVLRKFRICRICFRTLAHQGRIPGIKKASW; via the coding sequence ATGGCAAAAATGTCGTGAAAAGTCAAAGCAAATCGGGCTCCTAAATTCAAAGTTCGCGCCTATACTCGTTGTCAGTTGTGTGGCCGTTCTCATTCAGTTTTAAGAAAATTCCGTATTTGCCGTATTTGTTTTCGTACTTTGGCTCACCAAGGACGAATTCCTGGAATTAAGAAAGCGAGTTGGTAA